The Acinonyx jubatus isolate Ajub_Pintada_27869175 chromosome D1, VMU_Ajub_asm_v1.0, whole genome shotgun sequence genome includes a window with the following:
- the ZDHHC5 gene encoding palmitoyltransferase ZDHHC5 has protein sequence MPAESGKRFKPSKYVPVSAAAIFLVGATTLFFAFTCPGLSLYVSPAVPIYNAVVFLFVLANFSMATFMDPGIFPRAEEDEDKEDDFRAPLYKTVEIKGIQVRMKWCATCRFYRPPRCSHCSVCDNCVEEFDHHCPWVNNCIGRRNYRYFFLFLLSLTAHIMGVFGFGLLYVLYHMEELSGVRTAVTMAVMCVAGLFFIPVAGLTGFHVVLVARGRTTNEQVTGKFRGGVNPFTNGCCNNVSRVLCSSPAPRYLGRPKKEKTIVIRPPFLRPEVSDGQITVKIMDNGIQGELRRSKSKGSLEITESQSADAEPPPPPKPDLSRYTGLRTHLSLATNEDSSLLGKDSPPTPTMYKYRPGYSSSSTSAAMPHSSSAKLSRGDSLKEPTSIAESSRHPSYRSEPSLEPESFRSPTFGKSFHFDPLSSGSRSSSLKSAQGTGFELGQLQSIRSEGTTSTSYKSLANQTRNGSLSYDSLLTPSDSPDFESVQAGPEPDPPLGYTSPFLSARLAQQREAERHPRLVPTGPTHREPSPVRYDNLSRHIVASLQEREKLLRQSPPLPGREEEPGLGDSGIQSTPGSGHAPRTSSSSDDSKRSPLVKTPLGRPAAPRFGKPDGLRGRGLGSPEPGPTAPYLGRSMSYSSQKAPPGVSEAEEVALQPLLTPKDEVQLKTAYSKSNGQPKSIGSASPGPGQPPLSSPTRGGVKKVSGVGGTTYEISV, from the exons ATGCCCGCAGAGTCTGGAAAGAGATTCAAGCCCAGCAAGTATGTTCCAGTCTCCGCAGCCGCCATCTTCTTAGTGGGAGCTACGACCCTCTTCTTTGCCTTTAC CTGTCCAGGACTCAGCCTCTACGTGTCACCTGCAGTGCCCATCTACAATGccgttgtttttctctttgtgctgGCCAACTTCAGCATGGCCACCTTCATGGACCCAGGGATTTTCCCTCGAG CTGAGGAGGATGAAGACAAGGAAGATGACTTCCGAGCTCCCCTTTACAAAACGGTGGAGATTAAGGGCATCCAAGTGCGCATGAAATGGTGCGCCACTTGCCGTTTCTACCGTCCTCCCCGCTGTTCCCACTGCAGTGTCTGTGACAATTGTGTGGAG GAATTTGATCATCACTGCCCCTGGGTGAACAACTGTATTGGTCGCCGGAACTACcgttatttcttcctcttcctcctttccctgacAGCACACATTATGGGTGTGTTTGGCTTTGGCCTCCTTTACGTCCTCTACCACATGGAGGAACTCTCAGGGGTCCGCACGGCTGTCAC AATGGCAGTGATGTGTGTGGCTGGCTTATTCTTCATCCCTGTAGCTGGCCTCACGGGATTTCATGTGGTGCTGGTGGCCAGGGGACGCACAACCAATGAGCAG GTTACGGGTAAATTCCGAGGAGGTGTGAATCCCTTCACCAATGGCTGCTGTAACAATGTCAGCCGTGTGCTCTGCAGTTCCCCAGCACCCAG GTACTTGGgaagaccaaagaaagagaagacgATTGTTATCAGACCTCCCTTCCTTCGACCAGAAGTGTCAGATGGGCAGATAACTGTGAAGATCATGGACAATGGTATCCAGGGAGAGCTGAGGAGAAGCAAG TCTAAGGGAAGCTTGGAGATAACGGAGAGCCAGTCTGCAGATGCCGAACCCCCACCTCCTCCTAAGCCGGACCTGAGCCGTTACACGGGGCTACGAACACACCTCAGCCTGGCTACTAATGAGG ATAGCAGCCTCTTGGGCAAGGACAGCCCTCCCACACCCACCATGTACAAGTACCGGCCGGGCTACAGTAGCAGCAGTACGTCAGCCGCCATGCCTCATTCCTCCAGCGCCAAG TTGAGCCGTGGGGACAGCTTGAAGGAGCCAACCTCGATTGCGGAGAGCAGCCGCCATCCCAGCTACCGCTCGGAGCCCAGCTTGGAGCCAGAGAGCTTCCGTTCTCCCACCTTCGGCAAAAGCTTTCACTTCGATCCACTGTCCAGTGGCTCACGCTCCTCCAGCCTCAAGTCGGCCCAGGGCACTGGCTTTGAGCTGGGCCAGTTGCAGTCCATTCGTTCAGAGGGCACAACCTCCACCTCCTATAAGAGCCTGGCCAACCAGACACGCAACGGAAGCCTGTCCTATGACAGCCTGCTCACTCCTTCTGACAGCCCTGATTTTGAGTCCGTGCAGGCAGGGCCTGAGCCAGACCCACCTTTAGGCTACACCTCTCCCTTCCTGTCAGCCCGGCTGGCCCAGCAGCGGGAAGCCGAGAGGCACCCACGTCTGGTGCCAACTGGTCCAACGCACCGAGAGCCCTCGCCAGTCCGGTACGACAATCTGTCGCGCCATATTGTGGCCTCCCTCCAGGAACGAGAGAAGCTGCTACGCCAGTCACCCCCACTCCCGGGCCGTGAGGAAGAACCAGGCTTGGGGGACTCAGGCATTCAGTCAACGCCGGGCTCAGGCCATGCCCCTCGTACTAGTTCCTCCTCAGATGATTCGAAGAGATCACCCTTGGTTAAGACTCCACTGGGACGCCCAGCTGCCCCCCGTTTTGGCAAGCCAGATGGGCTAAGGGGCCGGGGACTAGGGTCCCCTGAACCAGGCCCAACTGCCCCGTACCTGGGCCGATCTATGTCTTACAGCAGCCAAAAAGCCCCACCTGGTGTCTCCGAGGCAGAGGAAGTAGCCTTGCAGCCATTACTGACCCCCAA aGATGAAGTACAGCTCAAGACCGCCTACAGCAAATCCAACGGGCAGCCCAAGAGTATAGGCTCTGCCTCCCCTGGCCCAGGCCAGCCTCCGCTCAGCAGCCCCACAAGGGGTGGAGTCAAGAAGGTGTCAGGGGTGGGTGGTACCACCTATGAGATTTCCGTGTGA